The following proteins come from a genomic window of Hydractinia symbiolongicarpus strain clone_291-10 chromosome 2, HSymV2.1, whole genome shotgun sequence:
- the LOC130629414 gene encoding zinc finger protein 18-like, with amino-acid sequence MSEATVADDAPPELAEMSKIGSERWKALDDASRKEWNKKGQKKREEDDCGQTESLICAKCKKTFTRQKEFNYHSKNCVLCTCDICQKEFSNKISLRKHRKIHDNIITCALCEKSFSSQQALKRHTHSVHETQTYACDVCTKKFSTHGNLKRHEKIHSK; translated from the exons ATGAGTGAAGCGACTGTTGCGGATGATGCCCCGCCAGAACTGGCAGAGATGAGTAAAATTGGATCAGAAAGATGGAAGGCACTTGACGATGCTTCGAGAAAG GAATGGAACAAGAAAGGGCAAAAGAAGCGAGAAGAAGATGACTGTGGTCAAACTGAGTCGTTGATTTGCGCAAAATGCAAGAAAACCTTCACGCGACAGAAGGAGTTCAACTATCACAGCAAGAATTGCGTACTATGTACTTGCGatatttgtcaaaaggaattcaGCAACAAAATTTCTTTGAGAAAGCACAGGAAGATTCACGATAACATAATCACGTGCGCTCTATGTGAAAAGTCGTTCTCTTCACAACAAGCATTGAAGAGACATACCCATTCAGTACATGAAACACAAACTTATGCATGTGATGTTTGTACCAAAAAATTCTCGACTCATGGAAATCTGAAACGTCATGAGAAAATACATTCTaagtaa
- the LOC130629413 gene encoding uncharacterized protein LOC130629413, which produces MDEGSTSNVTDERRSVETVNFQEIQTEFTEASEKILRMIELNRNNNDFLRGVSKFCDRISKYETQTSKLCSAFHTFASDIHYSKKVTNQTHSKSRTGKKIKVQPEAVKRRSTISGSKVAIQKGMTKRKNPFNVEPSLKRGHSFTKNVSNNEPVAKKAGRTMGSKTKFLTPQVKRPAIKKDSKQ; this is translated from the exons ATGGATGAAGGATCCACTTCAAATGTAACAG ATGAGCGTAGAAGTGTCGAAACAGTAAACTTTCAAGAAATTCAAACTGAGTTCACGGAAGCTAGCGAAAAAATATTGAGGATGATCGAGTTAAACCGCAATAACAATGATTTTTTACGAGGAGTGTCAAAGTTTTGTGACAGAATTTCAAAGTACGAAACTCAGACTTCAAAACTCTGTTCTGCATTCCACACATTCGCAAGTGATATTCACTACAGTAAAAAAGTTACCAACCAAACTCATTCTAAAAGTCGAACTGGCAAGAAAATAAAAGTTCAACCAGAGGCTGTTAAAAGACGAAGCACAATTTCCGGAAGCAAGGTTGCTATTCAAAAAGGGATGACGAAACGTAAGAACCCGTTCAACGTTGAACCAAGTTTGAAACGAGGTCATTCGTTTACTAAAAATGTTAGTAATAACGAACCCGTTGCGAAAAAAGCCGGCCGAACAATGGGTtctaaaacaaagtttttaactCCGCAAGTAAAGAGACCAGCCATTAAAAAGGACAGtaaacagtaa
- the LOC130629412 gene encoding uncharacterized protein LOC130629412 — MSATLRSFRSRFINVENTDELKAVVSDILPFNENEFKISNIQGSVKKFKAVVECTISSEEEFVKSYQSNTNETLRKLTPRYTGEKSLYKQFTYFRCHHNTRYQATMNSKMKMKCNPSQRFKNTDCPFSLVLKYKKEEGDNNCLLEMEWTHNHPVNSLQSLSFKDIKPDVVAEITQLYERGFTPGLAYREIWTKTKKSYESEVAFHKFISDRSVFPRRTDYNYLYTEYHRKKYGTQNTSTMFEKLNTLVEQETLKDSDISIKAQKFDAEQNDPFILVIITPLMKRVHEKIRSSGELVFLDSSGGMEEYNLRVFLMVTHSFVGALPLGIIVTSDETTDTITRALEIFSATLPDVAFYDKGPLNGPGVIMTDNCDELKDALHAVWPKSRLLLCIFHLMQQVWRWLFDKKHGVSQHDRPVIMAKFRKVVYAELETEMEEVYDELLDSFGPKYPQLTSYLENVYDMRERWCLCYRRKMTIRGNNTNNFVEAQFLVLKNNILNRTKEVHNNNTFLLRSNFFSLSQSC; from the exons ATGTCTGCAACACTTAGATCGTTTCGTTCCCGTTTTATAAATGTTGAAAACACTGATGAACTGAAAGCTGTAGTATCAGATATTCTTCCTTTTAATGAAAACGAATTCAAGATTAGTAATATACAAGGATCAGTCAAGAAATTTAAAGCTGTTGTTGAGTGTACCATATCTTCTGAGGAAGAGTTTGTGAAAAGCTATCAATCCAACACAAATGAAACGTTGAGAAAGCTAACACCAAGATATACTGGTGAGAAAAGCCTGTATAAGCAATTTACATACTTCAGATGTCATCATAACACACGGTATCAAGCGACAATGAACAGtaaaatgaagatgaaatgtaaTCCCAGTCAGAGATTCAAAAACACTGATTGTCCCTTCAGCTTGGTGCTGaagtataaaaaagaagaaggtgATAACAATTGTTTGCTAGAAATGGAATGGACTCATAATCACCCAGTAAATTCTCTACAGTCATTATCCTTTAAGGATATCAAGCCAGATGTTGTGGCTGAAATTACTCAGCTATATGAAAGAGGCTTCACTCCTGGGTTAGCTTATCGAGAGATTTGGACCAAAACTAAAAAGTCGTATGAAAGTGAAGTAGCTTTTCACAAGTTCATCTCTGACCGATCAGTGTTTCCCAGACGCACAGattataattatttatatacAGAATATCATCGAAAAAAATATGGAACACAAAACACAAGTACAATGTTTGAAAAGTTGAATA ctTTGGTTGAGCAAGAAACTCTCAAAGATTCGGATATTTCAATAAAAGCTCAGAAATTTGATGCTGAACAGAATGATCCCTTTATCCTGGTAATCATTACTCCACTTATGAAAAGAGTACACGAGAAG ATCAGAAGTTCTGGAGAACTAGTATTTCTTGATTCAAGTGGTGGTATGGAAGAATACAATCTCCGAGTATTCCTCATGGTAACACACTCTTTTGTTGGAGCACTGCCTCTTGGAATCATTGTCACTAGTGATGAAACAACAGACACAATAACAAGAGCATTAGAAATCTTTTCAGCAACACTGCCTG atGTTGCCTTTTATGATAAAGGACCATTGAATGGACCCGGTGTCATTATGACCGACAACTGTGATGAGTTGAAAGACGCTTTACATGCTGTTTGGCCGAAGTCACGCTTATTGTTATGTATTTTTCACCTAATGCAGCAAGTTTGGAGGTGGCTTTTCGATAAAAAACATGGGGTATCACAACATGATAGACCAG TTATTATGGCAAAATTCAGAAAAGTAGTTTATGCTGAACTTGAAACCGAGATGGAAGAAGTGTACGATGAACTTCTAGATAGTTTTGGACCGAAGTATCCCCAATTGACGTCATATTTGGAAAACGTTTATGATATGAGAGAAAGGTGGTGTTTGTGCTATCGAAGAAAAATGACCATAAGAGGAAACaatacaaataattttgtgGAAGCTCAATTTTTGGTgttgaaaaataacattttaaacaGAACAAAGGAGgtacataataataatacattTCTACTGAGGTCAAACTTTTTTTCCTTGAGTCAAAGCTGCTGA